Sequence from the Ferrimicrobium sp. genome:
CTCTCTGCCAAGCTAAGAAAGGCACCTGCAACGTCCTCGACGTAAACAAAGTCGCGGAACTGATCGCCACTGCCATAGATCGCGAATTCGCCCGTACCCTGTGCGTAACGGAAGAGTCGGGGAACGATACTATCCTTTCGCCACATGTCGGGGCCGTAGACGTTCGTGAGACGTACAGCTGCGACACGAACACCGTAACACTCGGTGTAGGCCGACCCGAGCATCTCATCGGCCGCCTTGCTGGCACCATAGGGAGTCAGTGGGGCCAACGGCGAATACTCCGTGATCACGTCCGAAGTCGTCGACCCTCCAACCACGGCGTTCGTGGAGGCGAGAACCACTTGTTGGATGTCGTGGTTGCGAGCATACTCCAATGCGTTGTGAAAGCCGACCAGGTTTGACTTAAAGACATCATCAGGATCTTTGATTGACTCCAACACCGATGTTCTCGCAGCTAAATGTACCAGCGTGTCCGGATCATCGCCGACCATGGCCCCAAGAGCGGACCATGTAGCGATGTCTTCGATCGCTCCCTTCACGTAGTGATCGACATGATCGACCCTCGGTGAGTTACGATCGACGATGGTGACCTTCGCTCCCTCGCGTTGCAGTCTCCTGACGAGGTGCGTTCCGATAAAACCCGCACCCCCTGTGATCACCACGTGGCGAATGCCGTCCCGCTCAGTCAATGTTATACTACCTTACCGCTTCTGACGAAGCCTCTTGGACCACCATTGAAGCCAGAACAAGATGTCTACAGGCCTCGCGATCCTGACCTGACTAGCACCTTGATGATTTACTCGTCAACACGGACGCTCTCCCCAGGTACCGTCATATTTGCCTTCCAGTATATTAGCCGTGGCCACACGAGAGGAGTATTTGGGTGCCTTTACTCCATCACCTAACCAAATGGTAACATTTACACCCCTGTGACCTGGACAATCGCTCGGCTGAGCGTCACGTCGCGGACGATACTCTGCTATACTGGCCACAAGTGGATACGATCGAAATCGTTGTTAAACGAATTGCAACCGTTTTTATTAGTGGACAACAGTACGACCGGCTTCGGGCACTGTGGTCGCGGTTCTGGCGCTATGCAACCGGTTCGATCATCACGGCAATCTTCTCTCAGCTGGTCCTATTCTTTGTGTTCTCGGTGCTGCGACTGGAAAACGCCAAGGACTCAGCGATCACCGCCACCCTTATCGGGGCGATTCCGTCGTATTTCATCAATCGCTACTGGGCATGGGGCAAGAGGAGCCCGTCGTCCCTTAGACGAGAGGTGCTGCCGTACGTTCTCATGGCCGTCACTGGCTTGGTGTTCTCGACATGGTTCGTCGATTTCGCACACTCGAATGCAGGCTTTCTGGGGTCGTCACGGATCGTTACCGATGCCGTCGTGCAAGGTTCGTACTTGCTCTCGTTCGTCATCCTTTGGTTTGGAAAGTTTACCTTCATGCATAAGTGGCTGTTTCGATCTGAACCGGCCGTGACCGCCTCAAACTAGCTCCGAGGCAGGACACCCCCTGGTGGTGGCCATCCGACACCTAAGCTCGAACCATCCCTGGGCACGCAAAGTGTCCATACAGCGTGCGCATACGGCGTAATGGCGTGTCCAACAACCATCTACTGCCAATCAGTGGACACGGCACCAGTCGCTGACACTAGTGAAGCGGATCGGCTGACAACCACATTGCGCATGGGACCCTTGAGGTGCAATGCATTGACGCGACGGCCTGAGAAGACCACGGCTATGTCCACGGGCACACCAAGGTACTCGCACAGCTACTCCTTGGACGCAATATCAGGCTAGGCTCCCTGGTTACCAACGCGATCCCGTAGGGCCTGCCAGTCACGGAAGAGTCGTTTGAGGAGGCGTGCTGAGCCTTTGGGCTCTATTCGAAGGGGGCTCTCCTGCCATCCTGGCACATCAAGCAAACCGGCTTGCACCAGAGCAGCGATCGGGCTGAGCACGGTCACCGGCTCTTGCCCGAGCGTAGCGAGATCGAGTGCCACCGCCTTGAGATAGGGACTCCAACCGATGACGCAATAATCGCCATCGCCGCCTGCGGCGTAGATCGTGGCAGCACAATCGAACACCAACCCCGCACGTATCATCTCAGGCGTGGTCGTCGCAGAGATGCCAACGACCACCCTGGACCACTCCCCTACCACGCTCAAACAGCCATCAAGTGGCACCTCTGCTGCGCCTTGAGGGGAGGGATCGTCATCCTCGATTGACGCCAGATCTCGTCCAAGGGCAGGGACATCAGGCCACGGCCACGTAAAGGTTGGTGACGTCGTCGAAATCAATGGGTGAAAGAGTCGCATGACATCGTCGCTGATCGCAACGATCATCTGCTGCTTTCTTTGTTCGGCGACCAACGAACCAAAATCGACCCGATCTAATTCGCAACCACGCCATCTGACCCGTGCGAAGCCGGGTGCCAAGTTTGCCAGCAGGCACGGAGCCACCGGCGCTGCATCTCGACCATGGCCCGCCTGGCTGCCTTGGGCACGACGCCAGCCAAGATCACCAATGTCCACCATGACGGGTACCAGGCGTTCGTTGGCGCAGTCAGCCATCAGTTGGCGCATCTCTTGATCGTTGGTGGGGCTTGCTTGCATACGATCAACTCGCTTGGCGTTGAGCCGATAGACCGCGCGTTGATCTACCAACGCCACCCCATCACACCTGCCGATCTCGCCTAAAACCGTGGCCATCCCTACGAATCTAGAGCAACAGGCGAACGTGACCGACGGATAAGCGCATAGACCCCGCAGTCAGCAAGCGAGCAGAGCCTCGTCAGTGCATCTGTCACGATTTGCTGGCCAAGCGTTGGGCACGAGATGGACTCAGCAACCACGCCCGCCATCAGCACCATGGACATGAGGTTACTCACCGCGCTCACAACGCACTATTCAACCAGTTGCTGATTCTCCAGAGCACAGATCCTCAAACTGCGTGGCCCTGTCCGTCTGGTGGTTGTGACACACCCACTTGAGGGACCGCGCCCACTGGCACCGTTCAAAGCGCTGTGGCTGTTGGGCTCCATCGCTTGCCAACACACCAAACGACCTGAATGCCCCTGTCAATCGCTAGAGGTGAGCGAGGCCATTGGCCAGATCGTCGTCGATCACAATTACCTCGTACCCACGCTGTTTGAGCATCGATCCCGCAGCCGAGGCGCGATACCCAGCCGCGCAATGGACGACCACGGTGGTGTCGATGTCGAGCTCGTCCAGTCGATTCGCCACCTCATAGATCGGGATCTGTTTAGCACCTGGAATCTTGCTCTGCCGATGTTCAGACGGGTTGCGCACGTCGAGCAGTTGGTGAGGCGTTTCACGAATGCCATCGAAGTAGTCATCGAAAGTCACGGCCTGGATCGTGCCTTCGCCAAGCTCCGCGGCAAGCTCTTGGGCCGATACTTGACCGATGACATGCTCAATCCCGATAAATCCAAGCGAACGAACCGCTGCAAGCGCGTCTGAGGATGCATCAGTGACCAGAAGGATCTTTGAGTCACTCGGGATCGTCCAGCCGAGATAGGTCGAGAACAGACTCCCGTACTCCATCAGGTAGGACCCACGAGGGTGACCGTTAAAGTGCTCCTTACGCTTCCGAATATCGATGGCTATCGCCCCATCGCCGAGTGCACCCGCCGCCTCGTTTCCTGACAGTATTACCGGCTCTTTCGGTCGAAGTGCAGTTGCACCGGCAAGATTAGCGGGCCCCATATGTCGATAGTACGCCGGGTAAGGATCGTAACTCGCCATCAACATCGCGACGAACTCATCCTCGCTCGGATACTTGTACACGATATTGACCCGCCGCTCCCCTGACAAGCTACCGTCTGACTCCTCTTGAACGGACACGGCCGAACAGAACGAACCAAAACCATGTGTTGGCATCAGCCGTGTCTCACCCGGAAGCTGCTCAATGAGTCGGTGTGCGCTCTGATACTGTGCGCGCGACAAAGGCTCCGTCATCTCCTCCGAAATCAGGTCCGTGCGACCTACACTTCCATAGAGCACCGACCCTCCACTCATGATCGCACCAACAGGATCCTCGCTTGTCGTGACAAAAAATGAGATGTGTGTCGGGGTATGACCAGGCGTGTGCAGTATCGTGACGTGTAGCGGTCCAAAGTCGAATACGTCGCCATCTCGCACCCCAACTCGTTCGAAGGACACTGGATCCTCAGCGTGCACGAGGTATGGTACCTCCAACTCACTTGCGAGCGCAAATCCCCCGCTGACGTAATCGTTGTGCATATGGGTGTCCCCGACGCCAGCGATGATCAACCCCCGATCAGCACAGGCTCCAATGATGCGATCAATATCACGCTGGGGGTCAACCACAAAGGCTGTCGTCCCCTCGTAAATCACGTACGATCGGTCTCCAAGTTCCGGCGTCGCTACCACAAGGATGTCCATCGACTAACTCCCCTCTCAGCACATACCCATGGATACCCCACAAGGTATAACCATACTAGCACATCATCACACGACGATGTGATCATTTGGGACCGTAGTTAGGGAAGCCAACGCCGAATTCACCTACGAATCGCTACTGTCATAGGTTTATTATCATCACGATATCACTGCTTCCTGCATCCGATACCTAGGAGCGTGCTGGATAAGTCATGTTTCAAGAAAATCACAGCTCTCTGACTTGGACTTGTAGCATCTCAGTTTGGCAATAATCGGGCTTATTCAGCACGCTCCTAGACTGGGATGGTTATGCACGAAGCGAATAGACAACCTCGATCTCGCACCATTGAGATCCTCCGGGACCCGGTGATCCAACGCTTGACCATCGCACGCAGCTTCGTCTCACTCGCCAATGGGATGTTGCCAGTCGCTCTCAGCTTCACCATCCTCACATTGCTGCACTCGGCGACCGACCTCGGCCTCATCTTGGGGGCGGAATCGGTGACAATGCTGGTGACGATCATCGCTGCAGGAGTCCTTGCCGACCGCTTCCCGCGCAAGCACCTCTTGGTCACCTCTGACGTCTTCTTTGGCGTCAGCATGCTCGCTACCGGCCTGCTTGCCTTCGGGGGCATCCGCATTCTGGGCTACTACCTGGCAGCGGCAGCACTCATTGGACTAGCTGACGCCCTTTTTGTCCCGGCCTTTGAGGGATGGGCCCAGGAAGTCATCCCAGCAAACCAACGACAGCAGGCGAGCGCCGTCAGGAGCATTTATCGAAACATCGGGTCGATTGCTGGACCATTCCTTGCAGCCTTCCTGGTAGTCCTCGTCTCAGCCCCATTGTCACTGGTAATTGCCGGAGTCTTACCGATCATCGGTGGATTCATCTTTACCCAGCTGCCGAACGGATCCCGCACTCGTGGCAACGACATCACATCCTTCATCGCCGAGCTGCGCAGCGGCTGGGGGGCCTTTCGATCGCTAACCTGGATTTGGGTCATTGATCTCCAGTTCGCACTCTGGCACGTTGTCATCTGGGCACCGCTGATGGTGCTGGGACCCGTAGTGGCAGAACATTACTATCACGGGGCCAGCAGCTGGGCGTTGATTTGGGGTGGGGCTGGCACTGGCGGCGTGATTGGCGGGCTCATCGCATTGCGATATCATCCCAAGTTCCCGGTACGCACCGGCACCATCGCGATGGTGCTCCTCACGCCCGCGATGGTCCTGCTCGCCCTGCATGCCAACGTCTGGCTCACTTCGGGAGGAGCCCTCCTCGGCGGGATCGGACTCGAGCTCTTTGGTACTCTTTGGTCTTATAGTTTTCAGACCCATGTACCGCCAGAGGTGGTTTCAAAGGTCGCGAGCTTCGACTTTCTTGCCTCTGTGGCCTTCTTGCCCATTGGTCTGGTCATAGCGGCCCCA
This genomic interval carries:
- a CDS encoding NAD(P)-dependent oxidoreductase; amino-acid sequence: MTERDGIRHVVITGGAGFIGTHLVRRLQREGAKVTIVDRNSPRVDHVDHYVKGAIEDIATWSALGAMVGDDPDTLVHLAARTSVLESIKDPDDVFKSNLVGFHNALEYARNHDIQQVVLASTNAVVGGSTTSDVITEYSPLAPLTPYGASKAADEMLGSAYTECYGVRVAAVRLTNVYGPDMWRKDSIVPRLFRYAQGTGEFAIYGSGDQFRDFVYVEDVAGAFLSLAESRFAGPVSFGSGESVSVNELVALVGQVVGKELDPPRIPPKAGEMAGVRISLDRARAAGLKANVNLETGLRRAWESFLATIEKTMPKA
- a CDS encoding GtrA family protein, which encodes MDTIEIVVKRIATVFISGQQYDRLRALWSRFWRYATGSIITAIFSQLVLFFVFSVLRLENAKDSAITATLIGAIPSYFINRYWAWGKRSPSSLRREVLPYVLMAVTGLVFSTWFVDFAHSNAGFLGSSRIVTDAVVQGSYLLSFVILWFGKFTFMHKWLFRSEPAVTASN
- a CDS encoding MBL fold metallo-hydrolase; this encodes MDILVVATPELGDRSYVIYEGTTAFVVDPQRDIDRIIGACADRGLIIAGVGDTHMHNDYVSGGFALASELEVPYLVHAEDPVSFERVGVRDGDVFDFGPLHVTILHTPGHTPTHISFFVTTSEDPVGAIMSGGSVLYGSVGRTDLISEEMTEPLSRAQYQSAHRLIEQLPGETRLMPTHGFGSFCSAVSVQEESDGSLSGERRVNIVYKYPSEDEFVAMLMASYDPYPAYYRHMGPANLAGATALRPKEPVILSGNEAAGALGDGAIAIDIRKRKEHFNGHPRGSYLMEYGSLFSTYLGWTIPSDSKILLVTDASSDALAAVRSLGFIGIEHVIGQVSAQELAAELGEGTIQAVTFDDYFDGIRETPHQLLDVRNPSEHRQSKIPGAKQIPIYEVANRLDELDIDTTVVVHCAAGYRASAAGSMLKQRGYEVIVIDDDLANGLAHL
- a CDS encoding MFS transporter; this encodes MHEANRQPRSRTIEILRDPVIQRLTIARSFVSLANGMLPVALSFTILTLLHSATDLGLILGAESVTMLVTIIAAGVLADRFPRKHLLVTSDVFFGVSMLATGLLAFGGIRILGYYLAAAALIGLADALFVPAFEGWAQEVIPANQRQQASAVRSIYRNIGSIAGPFLAAFLVVLVSAPLSLVIAGVLPIIGGFIFTQLPNGSRTRGNDITSFIAELRSGWGAFRSLTWIWVIDLQFALWHVVIWAPLMVLGPVVAEHYYHGASSWALIWGGAGTGGVIGGLIALRYHPKFPVRTGTIAMVLLTPAMVLLALHANVWLTSGGALLGGIGLELFGTLWSYSFQTHVPPEVVSKVASFDFLASVAFLPIGLVIAAPLAKLITNEGVFLLGAGYLVLSAVAVLLIPSVRNLPRTPAPKS